In one window of Mercurialis annua linkage group LG4, ddMerAnnu1.2, whole genome shotgun sequence DNA:
- the LOC126678761 gene encoding sulfite exporter TauE/SafE family protein 4 yields MATRGLVLYLLVSFSAAVLSANFLIPDYSNIQKSSNSTFLSSSNVSATERVWPELEFSWRIVLATIIGFLGSACGTVGGVGGGGIFVPMLNLIVGFDTKSSAALSKCMIMGASASSVWYNLRVPHPTKEVPILDYDLALLFQPMLMLGITIGVSLSVVFPYWLITVLIIILFIGTSSRSAFRGIEMWKEETIFNKEWAEQRRTLVNSRGELLIDTEYEPLVPREEKSEMQVVCFNLRWKRLLVLLFVWSFFLLLQIAKNDVAACSTWYWVLFCLQFPVAFVLFGYEAVKLYREHTKRMSTGNTESICEASIAWTPLHLTFCALCGILGGTVGGLLGSGGGFILGPLLLEIGVIPQVASATATFVMMFSSSLSVVEFYLLNRFPIPYALYLTGVSVLAGFWGQFFVRKLIAILRRASLIVFILSGVIFASALTMGVVGTMKSIKMINNHEFMGFLGFCSSQ; encoded by the exons ATGGCCACGAGAGGTTTAGTTTTATATTTGTTGGTGTCCTTCTCGGCGGCTGTTCTGTCGGCTAATTTTCTTATACCGGACTATTCAAATATTCAGAAATCATCAAATTCTACTTTTCTCAGTTCTTCTAATGTCTCCGCCACTGAAAGAGTTTGGCCT GAATTGGAATTCAGTTGGAGAATTGTATTGGCTACAATTATAGGATTTTTGGGTTCAGCATGTGGGACTGTTGGTGGAGTTGGAGGTGGAGGAATTTTTGTTCCTATGCTTAATTTGATTGTTGGATTTGATACTAAATCCTCTGCTGCTCTTTCTAAAT GTATGATAATGGGTGCATCAGCATCATCAGTTTGGTATAATTTGAGAGTGCCACATCCAACAAAAGAAGTGCCAATTCTTGATTATGATTTGGCTTTGCTTTTTCAACCTATGCTTATGCTTGGTATCACCATTGGTGTTTCCTTGAGTGTTGTTTTTCCTTACTGGCTAATTACTGTGCTTATTATCATACTCTTTATAG GAACTTCTTCTAGGTCTGCCTTTAGGGGAATTGAAATGTGGAAAGAAGAGACAATCTTCAAT AAAGAATGGGCAGAGCAACGGAGAACTCTGGTTAACTCACGTGGCGAAC TTTTAATTGATACAGAGTATGAGCCATTGGTACCTAGAGAAGAGAAGTCAGAAATG CAAGTAGTGTGCTTCAACCTAAGGTGGAAAAGGCTTTTGGTGCTTCTATTTGTTTGGtcatttttccttcttcttcaaATTGCCAAG AATGATGTGGCAGCTTGCAGTACATGGTATTGGGTGCTCTTTTGTTTACAG TTTCCTGTAGCATTTGTGTTATTCGGCTATGAAGCAGTGAAATTATACAGAGAACATACAAAGAGAATGAGCACGGGCAACACCGAATCAATCTGCGAGGCTTCAATTGCATGGACCCCGTTGCACCTTACGTTCTGTGCACTCTGTGGTATCTTGGGAGGAACAGTCGGTGGTCTACTCGGTTCCGGTGGTGGTTTCATTCTCGGCCCTCTTCTCCTCGAGATTGGTGTCATCCCTCAG GTAGCAAGTGCAACAGCAACATTTGTAATGATGTTTTCATCATCATTGTCTGTGGTGGAATTTTATCTGCTAAACAGATTCCCTATTCCTTATG cATTGTACCTCACAGGAGTGTCAGTATTAGCTGGCTTCTGGGGACAATTTTTTGTAAGGAAGCTAATTGCAATTCTCAGAAGAGCATCACTTATTGTATTCATCCTCTCTGGTGTCATTTTTGCCAGTGCTCTCACCATGG